Proteins encoded in a region of the Anopheles ziemanni chromosome 2, idAnoZiCoDA_A2_x.2, whole genome shotgun sequence genome:
- the LOC131282929 gene encoding inactive hydroxysteroid dehydrogenase-like protein 1 gives MLIGVILALVGAYCTVCWFVENLRTPAQLVLNGLRQLFDGKSFTDKYGEWAVITGASDGIGKGYAHYLAGKQMQLVLVARDEAKLNRVSNELTKKYGVRTMVLVADFTHGEEVYERLERELLPLDVGVLVNNVGLGYERGMCVEELPKRTLRMLLKVNIEPATLLCHALVPGMKARGRGLIINVSSLSAAAPAPFLTVYAAAKAYVRNFSAALREELRPHRVEVQTVLPGFVRTNMTQVVATEFKDGPIAKQLVSLNNFMRYAGFTIGKTDRTCGHWSHGLQCAGLSLVPERVRIFVLKVIYSHLRKATAV, from the exons ATGCTGATTGGCGTGATTCTTGCCCTCGTAGGGGCCTATTGTACCGTCTGTTGGTTTGTCGAAAACCTCCGAACGCCGGCTCAACTGGTCCTAAACGGATTGCGGCAGCTTTTCGACGGGAAGTCGTTCACTGACAAGTACGGCGAATGGGCTG ttATTACCGGCGCCTCGGATGGCATCGGTAAAGGATATGCCCACTATCTGGCGGGCAAGCAAATGCAGCTGGTGCTGGTGGCCCGTGACGAGGCCAAGCTGAACCGCGTGTCCAACGAGCTGACGAAAAAGTACGGCGTTCGAACGATGGTACTGGTGGCGGACTTTACGCACGGGGAGGAGGTGTACGAACGTTTAGAACGGGAGCTTCTACCGCTTGATGTCGGAGTCTTGGTGAACAACGTGGGGCTCGGATACGAACGTGGCATGTGCGTGGAGGAGCTACCGAAACGAACCCTTCGGATGCTGCTGAAAGTAAACATTGAGCCAGCGACACTGCTTTGCCACGCGCTCGTCCCGGGTATGAAGGCACGTGGCCGTGGGTTGATTATCAACGTTTCCTCGCTGTCGGCGGCAGCTCCGGCACCCTTCCTGACCGTGTACGCCGCCGCGAAGGCCTACGTTCGGAACTTTTCAGCGGCCCTACGGGAAGAGCTGCGCCCGCATCGGGTCGAGGTGCAGACCGTTCTGCCGGGATTCGTGCGAACGAACATGACGCAGGTGGTCGCCACCGAGTTCAAAGACGGACCCATTGCAAAGCAGCTCGTCTCGCTGAACAACTTCATGCGCTACGCTGGCTTCACCATCGGTAAGACGGACCGGACGTGCGGACACTGGTCTCATGGGTTGCAGTGTGCCGGACTAAGTCTCGTCCCGGAACGCGTGCGCATTTTTGTTCTGAAGGTGATTTACAGTCACTTGCGTAAGGCGACGGCAGTTTAG
- the LOC131282931 gene encoding uncharacterized protein LOC131282931, translating into MLGFLSGHDDLHIIHQTDARKIRSLSGEPDYKSINLTWEVESVPTADDRPSKGRAVHLGSERGGARSFSVFYCELQNWGPHRCRSKIVTDESTPSGKSKQYSLLVKNLRMATKYSFHVKPQTKRSDPGQRGGGRADGSGVSEATNSEGNHGQTIIIPTKGFSAHATQCLPHASEIEVETGPYFGGRIAAENGNCGVKGDASSPQETYMMRIDHERCGSRVSTRDLTVETDITVQENQGILTHSTRRFVVVCTFQPDTLTVRARLALPGKGGAAPVPSEWWPANGRNARVRQFNMVGKSGLVLKGSREDDDNGEQPKGAIEEEEEEDTGVPAEVRELPAVQPVAEDVTAERDGKAARLLTEDMDDVQDLNEAGHGLVDEVDEYGQDDKGPSETSSKTASSQRRSSGGATPGASTFDTSGLLISACLAVILVGALVYLLQREFKKQRMIHQHQQMERTASERRRGGGVAAPGGTM; encoded by the exons ATGTTGGGGTTCCTCTCGGGCCATGATGATTTGCATATCATTCATCAAACCGATGCGCGGA AAATTCGATCGCTCTCCGGTGAGCCCGACTACAAGTCGATCAACCTGACCTGGGAGGTGGAAAGTGTGCCAACTGCCGACGATCGACCTTCGAAAGGCCGCGCCGTTCATCTCGGAAGCGAGCGGGGCGGGGCACGATCCTTTAGCGTGTTCTACTGCGAGCTGCAAAACTGGGGTCCTCATCGATGCCGATCGAAAATCGTCACGGACGAGTCGACTCCTAGTGG GAAAAGCAAGCAGTACTCGCTGTTGGTGAAGAATCTCCGCATGGCCACGAAGTACTCGTTCCACGTGAAGCCACAGACGAAACGGAGCGATCCCGGACAGCGGGGAGGTGGCCGAGCGGATGGTTCCGGAGTGTCGGAAGCAACCAACAGTGAAGGCAACCACGGGCAAACGATCATCATACCGACGAAGGGAT TTTCGGCGCATGCCACACAATGTTTGCCGCACGCGTCGGAGATCGAAGTGGAGACGGGACCGTACTTCGGCGGTCGGATAGCGGCCGAGAATGGGAACTGCGGCGTGAAGGGTGATGCCAGCAGCCCGCAGGAAACGTACATGATGCGCATCGACCACGAGCGGTGTGGAAGTCGGGTGAGCACGCGGGATCTGACCGTCGAGACGGATATCACCGTGCAGGAGAACCAGGGCATCCTGACGCACAGTACGCGCCGCTTCGTCGTGGTGTGCACCTTTCAGCCGGACACGCTGACCGTGCGCGCGAGGCTGGCGCTGCCGGGCAAGGGTGGTGCAGCCCCGGTTCCCTCAGAGTGGTGGCCTGCGAACGGAAGGAACGCACGTGTCCGCCAGTTTAACATGGTTGGGAAGAGTGGCCTGGTGCTGAAGGGATCCCGCGAAGACGACGATAATGGGGAGCAGCCCAAGGGAGCtatcgaggaggaggaggaggaagacaCTGGAGTACCGGCGGAGGTTCGGGAGCTTCCGGCAGTGCAACCGGTGGCGGAGGATGTGACCGCCGAGAGGGATGGAAAGGCCGCGAGGCTCTTGACGGAAGATATGGATGACGTGCAGGACTTGAATGAAGCCGGTCACGGATTGGTGGACGAGGTGGACGAGTACGGACAGGACGACAAGGGACCGTCGGAGACATCCTCGAAGACGGCCAGCTCTCAACGAAGATCCTCTGGTGGAGCGACACCCGGTGCGAGTACTTTCGACACATCCGGACTGCTCATTTCCGCCTGCCTGGCCGTGATACTGGTCGGCGCCTTGGTGTATCTGCTGCAGCGGGAGTTCAAAAAGCAACGTATGATCCACCAGCATCAGCAGATGGAACGGACCGCATCGGAACGCAGGCGAGGTGGGGGAGTGGCCGCTCCCGGTGGCACCATgtaa
- the LOC131282653 gene encoding rho guanine nucleotide exchange factor 7 — MDTSAITVQAQYSFKGSNNDELCFKKGDIITLTQREEGGWWEGTLGDKTGWFPSNYVKEYAGPLPLSETIRPPEEIQAFRSVVFRDLLESEKAHVAELRGLVENFMEPLETSQILTGSEYAQLLCNFLEVVEMHEEFLQTLEECNDRVGKVFLSKAPTMKKIHQIYCAAHPRAIVIVDKFREDLNVFMEKQGAAKPGLLVLTTGLSKPFRRLDKYAAILQELERHMESGHPDRGDTQRSIAVYKDIASSCSATRRQKELELQILTGPVRGWQGAELSTLGDIIHMGSVAVGPEHKDRYLVLFPQTLLILSVSQRMSAFKYEGKLPLTGITVNRLEDTDQIKHAFEISGTLIDRIVAVCQGPNEANRWVELLSPKAGSGSEQTSGGSSVDLKRNVSSSAVNIPQPPPHMSPPSMAGNSHPSRSGTSSIVQQMSQHKRSQSFNHHLSYNQVQQQQQQQSQPQQQKQHQPNPNQLPSLNSLTLSRPEGKQVSPNQKGFLEKANWNITNLRPAPPLRPAFLSSVATSGPGGGSNSAGTGGGRSATASITGSIGGAAASCVGGGSGNGTLNTNDSVQHGLSFSASSKVSPTYEEDALVLRVIEAYCAAYQSTSRNTMHSGFEYDDMTPTLRQLFISVRQLQQDMAHVKLQIAEERSQRGHLQQVLMGHLETYGAANTTC; from the exons ATGGATACCTCGGCGATTACCGTGCAGGCGCAGTATTCTTTCAAAGGGTCCAACAATGATGAGTTGTGTTTCAAAAAGGGCGACATCATAACACTCACACAGCGCGAAGAGGGTGGCTGGTGGGAAGGGACCTTAGGGGACAAAACTGGCTGGTTCCCGAGCAATTATGTCAAGGAGTATGCGG GTCCCCTTCCCCTTTCCGAAACAATTCGTCCGCCCGAGGAAATTCAAGCATTCCGGTCGGTTGTCTTTCGTGATCTACTCGAAAGCGAAAAGGCACATGTTGCCGAACTGAGAGGATTAGTGGAAAACTTTATGGAGCCACTGGAAACCAGTCAGAT ACTTACGGGAAGCGAGTATGCGCAGCTGTTGTGCAACTTTTTGGAGGTCGTCGAAATGCACGAAGAATTCCTGCAAACGTTAGAAGAATGCAACGATCGCGTGGGAAAAGTGTTCCTATCAAAGGCTCCTACGATGAAGAAAATACACCAAATTTACTGCGCAGCACATCCTCGGGCGATCGTAATAGTTGATAAGTTTCG CGAAGATCTAAATGTGTTTATGGAAAAACAAGGCGCAGCAAAGCCCGGTTTGCTGGTGCTTACCACGGGCCTTTCCAAGCCATTCAGACGGTTGGACAAGTACGCTGCTATACTGCAGGAGCTTGAACGTCACATGGAAAGTGGCCACCCTGACAGGGGGGACACTCAGCGCAGCATAGCGGTTTACAAGGACATTGCTTCCTCCTGTTCGGCGACCCGGCGACAGAAGGAATTGGAGCTCCAAATCCTTACGGGGCCCGTACGAGGCTGGCAAGGCGCCGAGTTGAGCACCCTCGGTGATATCATTCACATGGGCAGCGTGGCCGTGGGCCCGGAACATAAGGATCGCTATCTGGTGCTATTTCCCCAAACCCTACTCATTCTGAGCGTAAGTCAACGCATGAGTGCATTCAAGTACGAAGGAAAGCTGCCACTGACTGGAATCACCGTTAACCGTCTGGAAGATACGGATCAGATAAAACACGCATTTGAAATCAGTGGAACTTTGATTGATCGTATCGTAGCCGTGTGCCAAGGGCCGAATGAGGCCAACCGGTGGGTGGAGCTACTGAGTCCCAAAGCAGGATCCGGGAGCGAACAGACGAGTGGCGGCAGTTCGGTGGACTTGAAACGCAACGTGAGCAGCTCTGCCGTCAATATTCCTCAACCTCCGCCTCAC ATGTCACCACCTTCGATGGCCGGAAACAGCCATCCGTCGCGCAGCGGAACGTCCAGCATCGTGCAGCAAATGTCGCAACACAAACGCAGCCAATCGTTCAATCATCATCTCAGCTACAATCAggttcagcaacagcagcagcaacagtcccAACCACAGCAACAAAAGCAACATCAACCGAATCCAAATCAGTTACCTTCCCTGAACTCCCTGACCCTAAGTCGGCCAGAGGGAAAACAGGTGTCACCAAATCAAAaaggttttttggaaaaag CTAACTGGAACATCACAAACCTACGACCGGCGCCACCATTGCGTCCTGCTTTTCTAAGCTCGGTAGCGACCAGCGGTCCTGGGGGAGGTAGTAATAGCGCAGGAACAGGTGGTGGCCGTAGTGCAACTGCGAGTATCACCGGGAGCATTGGTGGAGCCGCGGCCAGTTGTGTTGGGGGTGGTAGTGGCAACGGCACTCTCAACACTAACGACAGTGTTCAGCACGGTTTGTCTTTTAGCGCGAGCTCAAAGGTTTCACCCACGTACGAGGAGGACGCGTTGGTTTTACGTGTTATTGAGGCGTACTGCGCAGCATACCAGAGCACCTCACGCAACACGATGCACTCAG GTTTCGAGTACGACGACATGACCCCGACGCTGCGTCAGCTTTTCATTAGCGTTCGCCAGTTACAGCAGGATATGGCGCACGTCAAGCTACAGATCGCTGAAGAGCGGTCCCAACGCGGCCACTTGCAGCAAGTGCTGATGGGCCACCTGGAAACGTACGGAGCGGCAAACACCACGTGCTGA
- the LOC131294968 gene encoding mediator of RNA polymerase II transcription subunit 11, which produces MTAIDKIQALDLIERELILCLQSAGAAFTELSKEKTSQKATETNVNQYLKSLNNVETKLSEQINYLTQVSTGQPHEGSGYASAKVLQMAWHRIQHVKSRIKDLEECKMRYIQANRMQSNRVGQNAASNTAGVMLQ; this is translated from the exons ATGACTGCTATAGACAAAATACAAGCACTTGATCTTATCGAAAGGGAGCTCATCTTGTGCTTGCAGAGTGCCG GTGCTGCCTTTACGGAATTaagcaaggaaaaaacaaGTCAAAAGGCCACCGAAACCAATGTTAACCAGTACCTAAAATCGCTAAATAACGTAGAAACGAAACTTTCTGAACAAATCAATTATCTAACTCAAGTGTCGACCGGTCAACCACACGAAGGGTCAGGATACGCGTCAGCTAAGGTGCTGCAAATGGCCTGGCATCGTATTCAACACGTGAAGTCACGCATCAAGGACCTGGAGGAATGCAAAATGCGTTACATTCAAGCTAATCGCATGCAGAGTAATCGCGTTGGACAAAACGCTGCTTCAAACACCGCTGGTGTTATGCTTCAATAA